A window from Malania oleifera isolate guangnan ecotype guangnan chromosome 7, ASM2987363v1, whole genome shotgun sequence encodes these proteins:
- the LOC131159519 gene encoding protein SCAR2 isoform X3: MPLSRYQIRNEYSLADPELYRAADKDDPEALLEGVAMAGLVGVLRQLGDLAEFAAEIFHDLHEEVMATAARGHGLMARVQQLEAEFPLIEKALLTRTDHSILFHNTGVDWHPNLPMDQNLISGGDLPRFVMDCYEECRGPPQLFLLDKFDTAGAGACLKRYTDPSFFKVEKASSGIVKLDIQRDKKIRKVKQKKGSRWRNGETPEVTSHAKLHQLFLEERVQNGNNDPARHVQLKRRQLNGFPLDSRTEKSYMEKFLVTSSPERKAVREISVSSLPLELTSNITYESGHEILEIGTVSPNQENLQRKRSPFSSPNMQETEQKLSMEELSGDITDRETLKALEPHTDGQAIPFTHHKVVEEKEVTVIGESKTEGSIDGYHSDDITSEIDNYMDALTTMESEIETDSDYRHKSNMRFLHIEKHGTDSDANEEPHELRPRFSDSLSFGNSSTSDDGNSSFKKGRYSFSCSDTLSNLTENMPSDGDGVAKVFPSTDFCVAEIDCTSSNRLSVGEENLESKSHEPVESNGTYVDLTEMPTYRSERGEISASSCLTDSNPMHQSLDPGASLRQALSVEPELDEVSSDSAKLCIGFSNTDENSTNMGDDLKIITNASDVPSETREDFTPPVSAETQVVGDLVSREDPNSFPSLLHMSNVSDLPPEKKSSDDIASEMLQPEPAGSRFTENLVNGANSFPSPTEEQPQGSALRKLQNCLEPEQEVPDSLAASIACYPVVVEPDGIISEVDTSPAAGVNSESLTAVVDEEVDVAAHEEVDVTAHGVNSDNFTLADNKVDASTASGVNSENLNSVVNNIVLATPVSGVNSENSTVVLDTEDATPAAEIHPENSTVMVDNTMDGTPAGGVNLDTTTTVLDTPSYSFSEQQWSKITDDVPSLELASEVGVLYPGNQKNLQGVSTAADDGENGGSTNSGDTMGGNNIPLEFPSNYSAVVAASAALCADGNGAKDDVDDVTRSSDLMCSPSMNSRYNEDSHGFWGHKKDLDIDEAISPECLLESEAQTELNTSMNSRYSEDSHGFWGHKKDLDIDEAISPECLLESEAQTELNTSMNSRYSEDSHGFWGHKKDLDIDEAISPECLLESEAQTELSQLATAPTNSNSRFCNAVSQDKSNSELINDAPYSSLTEQIHEDHLGDAVTAPTSSKQADLDLETRSPGKSHNEEDMEDARSSTYGYLPEPEIPSKESLDLLENESDMEGLHRENANSMKLNLQSVQVQPLDHMDQEICSDASPKSCAEDVSSQPSAAELLPQSVAPNLESSEQSTESIFPGFVLPPKSSQKNIEEVPPLPPLPPMQWRVGKLQNAPLSSEKETMDYGLNLFPQMPQSITADENTQGGFPALGGRITKPQSPFLPESTVEEETSQLVFENPAGKLEQSSSLATQMPIANHDDKCEHELETQPSNHFLTLPAMSDEQTQHASLALEGAIAQHSSIPFSAVSTIEDASPEHPTSFLEENEVQPLNHMEPETGLEDKKLQQTSAMVHPSLIPFSPISTVEDTTPTRPPSSLEQNAVQLLNHIEPETSLEDKKLQQTSQISAVDKVNCPETFGLPSSMDAEQLQGPQHMLLSPEGEMVCSSSTSQLPGNEDGKPNGKPSTKIPRPQDRLIEAVAAHDKSKLKKVTERIRPQIRPKLEQRDSLLEQIRTRSFNLRPASATRPIIQGIQGPKTNLKVAAILEKANAIRQAWAGSDEDDDGDSWSDS; the protein is encoded by the exons GTTTGATACTGCAGGTGCTGGAGCATGCTTGAAGCGGTACACAGATCCATCATTCTTTAAAGTAGAAAAAGCATCATCTGGAATAGTAAAGCTAGACATTCAAAGAGATAAGAAAATCCGGAAAGTGAAG CAGAAGAAAGGATCACGCTGGAGGAATGGAGAAACACCAGAGGTTACATCACATGCCAA ATTGCATCAGCTGTTTTTGGAGGAGCGTGTTCAAAATGGCAATAATGACCCTGCACGTCATGTTCAATTGAAGAGAAGACAACTGAATGGTTTTCCATTGGATTCCAGAACTGAGAAGAGTTACATGGAGAAATTTTTGGTGACTTCTTCACCAGAGCGTAAAGCAGTTCGTGAAATTTCTGTTAGTTCACTGCCATTGGAGTTGACATCTAATATAACCTATGAGTCAGGGCATGAAATActtgaaattggtacagtgagtCCTAACCAAGAGAATTTGCAGAGAAAAAGAAGTCCATTTTCATCTCCTAATATGCAGGAAACAGAACAGAAACTATCCATGGAGGAGTTAAGTGGGGATATCACTGATAGAGAAACTTTGAAGGCACTTGAGCCACACACTGATGGTCAGGCGATTCCTTTCACCCACCATAAGGTGGTTGAAGAAAAGGAAGTCACGGTTATTGGGGAAAGCAAAACAGAAGGAAGTATAGATGGGTACCACTCTGATGATATCACTAGTGAGATAGACAACTACATGGATGCCCTCACGACCATGGAGTCTGAGATAGAAACTGATTCTGATTATAGACACAAGAGCAATATGAGATTTTTGCACATTGAAAAGCATGGCACTGACTCTGATGCAAATGAAGAGCCACATGAACTTCGGCCTCGATTTTCTGATTCTCTGTCATTTGGGAATTCCTCCACATCTGATGATGGGAACAGCTCATTCAAGAAAGGAAGATATAGTTTTTCCTGCTCAGATACCCTGAGCAATTTGACAGAGAATATGCCATCGGATGGTGATGGTGTGGCTAAAGTGTTCCCTTCAACTGATTTTTGTGTTGCTGAGATTGATTGCACATCATCTAACCGGCTCTCTGTTGGTGAAGAGAATCTAGAAAGCAAATCTCATGAGCCTGTAGAGTCAAATGGTACGTACGTTGATTTAACTGAGATGCCCACTTACAGGTCTGAAAGGGGAGAGATATCTGCTAGTTCATGTCTCACAGATTCTAATCCTATGCATCAGTCTTTGGATCCTGGAGCAAGTTTGAGGCAAGCTTTGTCAGTGGAACCAGAATTGGATGAAGTTTCCTCTGACTCTGCTAAACTTTGTATTGGATTTTCAAATACTGATGAAAATAGTACCAATATGGGTGATGATTTAAAGATAATCACCAATGCTTCTGATGTTCCTTCAGAGACAAGAGAAGATTTCACCCCTCCAGTGTCCGCTGAAACCCAGGTTGTAGGTGACTTGGTAAGCAGGGAGGATCCTAATAGTTTTCCTTCTTTGCTGCATATGTCAAATGTTTCAGACCTGCCTCCTGAAAAGAAAAGCAGTGATGACATTGCAAGTGAAATGCTTCAACCAGAACCTGCAGGTAGTAGATTCACTGAGAATTTAGTGAATGGAGCAAACTCATTTCCTTCACCTACAGAAGAGCAGCCTCAAGGATCTGCCTTGCGAAAACTACAAAATTGTTTAGAACCTGAACAAGAAGTCCCAGATAGTTTAGCTGCCTCTATTGCTTGTTATCCAGTTGTTGTAGAGCCTGATGGCATAATTTCTGAAGTGGACACTTCTCCAGCAGCTGGAGTCAACTCAGAGAGCTTAACTGCAGTGGTGGATGAAGAAGTGGATGTTGCAGCACATGAAGAAGTGGATGTTACAGCACATGGAGTCAACTCAGATAACTTTACCTTGGCAGATAACAAAGTGGATGCTAGTACAGCATCTGGAGTCAACTCCGAGAACTTAAATTCAGTGGTAAATAACATAGTGCTTGCTACTCCAGTGTCTGGAGTGAACTCAGAGAACAGCACGGTGGTACTGGACACAGAGGATGCTACTCCAGCTGCTGAAATCCACCCAGAGAACTCTACTGTGATGGTAGATAACACAATGGATGGTACTCCAGCAGGTGGAGTCAACTTAGACACTACAACTACTGTGTTAGATACACCAAGCTATAGCTTTTCAGAGCAGCAGTGGTCCAAAATAACAGATGATGTTCCATCACTAGAACTTGCTTCAGAAGTTGGAGTTTTGTATCCTGGAAATCAAAAAAATCTTCAAGGGGTTTCTACTGCTGCTGATGATGGCGAAAATGGTGGATCCACCAATAGTGGGGATACAATGGGAGGCAATAACATCCCTCTTGAGTTTCCATCTAATTATTCAGCTGTGGTTGCTGCTTCTGCTGCTCTTTGTGCGGATGGGAATGGTGCAAAGGATGATGTCGATGATGTAACACGTTCTTCAGATCTGATGTGTTCACCATCCATGAATTCCAGATATAATGAAGATAGTCATGGTTTTTGGGGACATAAAAAAGACTTGGATATTGATGAAGCAATTTCTCCAGAATGTCTTTTAGAATCAGAAGCTCAGACTGAACTGAACACATCCATGAATTCCAGATATAGTGAAGATAGTCATGGTTTTTGGGGACATAAAAAAGACTTGGATATTGATGAAGCAATTTCTCCAGAATGTCTTTTAGAATCAGAAGCTCAGACTGAACTGAACACATCCATGAATTCCAGATATAGTGAAGATAGTCATGGTTTTTGGGGACATAAAAAAGACTTGGATATTGATGAAGCAATTTCTCCAGAATGTCTTTTAGAATCAGAAGCTCAGACTGAACTTAGTCAACTGGCTACTGCTCCAACAAACTCAAACTCCAGGTTTTGCAATGCAGTCTCTCAAGACAAGTCCAATTCAGAATTGATTAATGATGCTCCCTATTCATCTCTCACTGAACAAATTCATGAGGATCATCTGGGTGATGCCGTCACAGCTCCAACATCATCAAAGCAAGCTGATCTGGATTTGGAAACAAGATCTCCTGGTAAGAGTCATAATGAAGAGGACATGGAAGACGCCAGGTCTTCAACTTATGGTTACCTCCCAGAGCCGGAAATTCCTTCGAAAGAATCACTTGACTTGCTAGAGAATGAATCTGACATGGAAGGTTTGCATAGAGAAAATGCAAATTCCATGAAATTGAATCTCCAATCTGTACAGGTACAGCCTTTAGATCACATGGATCAAGAAATATGCTCTGATGCATCTCCTAAATCTTGTGCAGAAGATGTTTCAAGCCAGCCCTCAGCTGCAGAGCTCTTACCCCAATCAGTTGCCCCGAACCTTGAGAGTTCTGAGCAATCAACAGAATCAATCTTTCCCGGCTTTGTCCTGCCCCCAAAGTCGAGTCAAAAGAATATAGAGGAGGTGCCACCATTGCCACCACTTCCCCCTATGCAGTGGAGAGTCGGAAAGCTTCAAAATGCTCCCTTATCTTCAGAGAAGGAAACAATGGATTATGGTCTGAATTTGTTCCCACAGATGCCCCAATCTATAACAGCTGATGAAAATACCCAAGGTGGTTTCCCAGCACTAGGAGGAAGGATTACAAAACCTCAGAGCCCATTTTTGCCAGAGTCAACTGTAGAAGAAGAGACATCACAACTTGTTTTTGAAAACCCAGCTGGTAAGTTGGAGCAGTCCAGTTCGCTTGCAACACAAATGCCAATTGCTAACCACGATGATAAATGTGAACATGAACTGGAAACCCAACCATCCAACCATTTTTTGACATTACCAGCAATGAGTGACGAGCAGACTCAACATGCTTCTCTAGCTCTAGAGGGAGCTATAGCACAGCATTCTTCGATTCCATTTTCAGCAGTATCAACCATTGAAGATGCAAGCCCTGAACACCCTACCTCGTTTTTAGAAGAAAATGAGGTTCAACCTTTGAACCACATGGAACCAGAAACTGGCTTAGAGGATAAAAAGCTTCAACAAACTTCAGCAATGGTACATCCTTCTTTGATACCATTTTCACCAATATCAACCGTTGAAGACACAACCCCTACACGTCCTCCATCATCTCTAGAACAAAATGCAGTTCAACTTTTGAACCACATAGAACCAGAGACTAGCTTAGAGGATAAGAAGCTTCAACAAACTTCCCAAatttcagctgtggataaggtaAATTGTCCTGAAACATTTGGGTTGCCATCAAGTATGGATGCTGAGCAGCTTCAAGGCCCCCAACACATGTTACTGTCTCCTGAAGGGGAAATGGTGTGTTCATCAAGCACATCTCAACTACCAGGAAATGAAGACGGAAAGCCCAATGGAAAGCCATCGACGAAGATTCCCCGACCTCAAGATCGACTCATTGAAGCTGTTGCTGCGCATGACAAAAGCAAA TTGAAAAAGGTCACAGAAAGGATTCGGCCCCAGATTAGACCAAAGCTGGAGCAAAGAGACTCCCTGCTGGAACAGATACGGACTAGG TCCTTCAATTTGAGGCCAGCATCTGCAACCAGACCCATCATTCAAGGTATTCAAGGTCCTAAAACGAACTTGAAAGTTGCTGCCATTTTGGAGAAAGCAAATGCAATTCGTCAG GCATGGGCTGGAAGTGATGAAGATGATGACGGGGATAGTTGGAGCGACTCTTGA
- the LOC131159519 gene encoding protein SCAR2 isoform X4: MPLSRYQIRNEYSLADPELYRAADKDDPEALLEGVAMAGLVGVLRQLGDLAEFAAEIFHDLHEEVMATAARGHGLMARVQQLEAEFPLIEKALLTRTDHSILFHNTGVDWHPNLPMDQNLISGGDLPRFVMDCYEECRGPPQLFLLDKFDTAGAGACLKRYTDPSFFKVEKASSGIVKLDIQRDKKIRKVKKKGSRWRNGETPEVTSHAKLHQLFLEERVQNGNNDPARHVQLKRRQLNGFPLDSRTEKSYMEKFLVTSSPERKAVREISVSSLPLELTSNITYESGHEILEIGTVSPNQENLQRKRSPFSSPNMQETEQKLSMEELSGDITDRETLKALEPHTDGQAIPFTHHKVVEEKEVTVIGESKTEGSIDGYHSDDITSEIDNYMDALTTMESEIETDSDYRHKSNMRFLHIEKHGTDSDANEEPHELRPRFSDSLSFGNSSTSDDGNSSFKKGRYSFSCSDTLSNLTENMPSDGDGVAKVFPSTDFCVAEIDCTSSNRLSVGEENLESKSHEPVESNGTYVDLTEMPTYRSERGEISASSCLTDSNPMHQSLDPGASLRQALSVEPELDEVSSDSAKLCIGFSNTDENSTNMGDDLKIITNASDVPSETREDFTPPVSAETQVVGDLVSREDPNSFPSLLHMSNVSDLPPEKKSSDDIASEMLQPEPAGSRFTENLVNGANSFPSPTEEQPQGSALRKLQNCLEPEQEVPDSLAASIACYPVVVEPDGIISEVDTSPAAGVNSESLTAVVDEEVDVAAHEEVDVTAHGVNSDNFTLADNKVDASTASGVNSENLNSVVNNIVLATPVSGVNSENSTVVLDTEDATPAAEIHPENSTVMVDNTMDGTPAGGVNLDTTTTVLDTPSYSFSEQQWSKITDDVPSLELASEVGVLYPGNQKNLQGVSTAADDGENGGSTNSGDTMGGNNIPLEFPSNYSAVVAASAALCADGNGAKDDVDDVTRSSDLMCSPSMNSRYNEDSHGFWGHKKDLDIDEAISPECLLESEAQTELNTSMNSRYSEDSHGFWGHKKDLDIDEAISPECLLESEAQTELNTSMNSRYSEDSHGFWGHKKDLDIDEAISPECLLESEAQTELSQLATAPTNSNSRFCNAVSQDKSNSELINDAPYSSLTEQIHEDHLGDAVTAPTSSKQADLDLETRSPGKSHNEEDMEDARSSTYGYLPEPEIPSKESLDLLENESDMEGLHRENANSMKLNLQSVQVQPLDHMDQEICSDASPKSCAEDVSSQPSAAELLPQSVAPNLESSEQSTESIFPGFVLPPKSSQKNIEEVPPLPPLPPMQWRVGKLQNAPLSSEKETMDYGLNLFPQMPQSITADENTQGGFPALGGRITKPQSPFLPESTVEEETSQLVFENPAGKLEQSSSLATQMPIANHDDKCEHELETQPSNHFLTLPAMSDEQTQHASLALEGAIAQHSSIPFSAVSTIEDASPEHPTSFLEENEVQPLNHMEPETGLEDKKLQQTSAMVHPSLIPFSPISTVEDTTPTRPPSSLEQNAVQLLNHIEPETSLEDKKLQQTSQISAVDKVNCPETFGLPSSMDAEQLQGPQHMLLSPEGEMVCSSSTSQLPGNEDGKPNGKPSTKIPRPQDRLIEAVAAHDKSKLKKVTERIRPQIRPKLEQRDSLLEQIRTRSFNLRPASATRPIIQGIQGPKTNLKVAAILEKANAIRQAWAGSDEDDDGDSWSDS, from the exons GTTTGATACTGCAGGTGCTGGAGCATGCTTGAAGCGGTACACAGATCCATCATTCTTTAAAGTAGAAAAAGCATCATCTGGAATAGTAAAGCTAGACATTCAAAGAGATAAGAAAATCCGGAAAGTGAAG AAGAAAGGATCACGCTGGAGGAATGGAGAAACACCAGAGGTTACATCACATGCCAA ATTGCATCAGCTGTTTTTGGAGGAGCGTGTTCAAAATGGCAATAATGACCCTGCACGTCATGTTCAATTGAAGAGAAGACAACTGAATGGTTTTCCATTGGATTCCAGAACTGAGAAGAGTTACATGGAGAAATTTTTGGTGACTTCTTCACCAGAGCGTAAAGCAGTTCGTGAAATTTCTGTTAGTTCACTGCCATTGGAGTTGACATCTAATATAACCTATGAGTCAGGGCATGAAATActtgaaattggtacagtgagtCCTAACCAAGAGAATTTGCAGAGAAAAAGAAGTCCATTTTCATCTCCTAATATGCAGGAAACAGAACAGAAACTATCCATGGAGGAGTTAAGTGGGGATATCACTGATAGAGAAACTTTGAAGGCACTTGAGCCACACACTGATGGTCAGGCGATTCCTTTCACCCACCATAAGGTGGTTGAAGAAAAGGAAGTCACGGTTATTGGGGAAAGCAAAACAGAAGGAAGTATAGATGGGTACCACTCTGATGATATCACTAGTGAGATAGACAACTACATGGATGCCCTCACGACCATGGAGTCTGAGATAGAAACTGATTCTGATTATAGACACAAGAGCAATATGAGATTTTTGCACATTGAAAAGCATGGCACTGACTCTGATGCAAATGAAGAGCCACATGAACTTCGGCCTCGATTTTCTGATTCTCTGTCATTTGGGAATTCCTCCACATCTGATGATGGGAACAGCTCATTCAAGAAAGGAAGATATAGTTTTTCCTGCTCAGATACCCTGAGCAATTTGACAGAGAATATGCCATCGGATGGTGATGGTGTGGCTAAAGTGTTCCCTTCAACTGATTTTTGTGTTGCTGAGATTGATTGCACATCATCTAACCGGCTCTCTGTTGGTGAAGAGAATCTAGAAAGCAAATCTCATGAGCCTGTAGAGTCAAATGGTACGTACGTTGATTTAACTGAGATGCCCACTTACAGGTCTGAAAGGGGAGAGATATCTGCTAGTTCATGTCTCACAGATTCTAATCCTATGCATCAGTCTTTGGATCCTGGAGCAAGTTTGAGGCAAGCTTTGTCAGTGGAACCAGAATTGGATGAAGTTTCCTCTGACTCTGCTAAACTTTGTATTGGATTTTCAAATACTGATGAAAATAGTACCAATATGGGTGATGATTTAAAGATAATCACCAATGCTTCTGATGTTCCTTCAGAGACAAGAGAAGATTTCACCCCTCCAGTGTCCGCTGAAACCCAGGTTGTAGGTGACTTGGTAAGCAGGGAGGATCCTAATAGTTTTCCTTCTTTGCTGCATATGTCAAATGTTTCAGACCTGCCTCCTGAAAAGAAAAGCAGTGATGACATTGCAAGTGAAATGCTTCAACCAGAACCTGCAGGTAGTAGATTCACTGAGAATTTAGTGAATGGAGCAAACTCATTTCCTTCACCTACAGAAGAGCAGCCTCAAGGATCTGCCTTGCGAAAACTACAAAATTGTTTAGAACCTGAACAAGAAGTCCCAGATAGTTTAGCTGCCTCTATTGCTTGTTATCCAGTTGTTGTAGAGCCTGATGGCATAATTTCTGAAGTGGACACTTCTCCAGCAGCTGGAGTCAACTCAGAGAGCTTAACTGCAGTGGTGGATGAAGAAGTGGATGTTGCAGCACATGAAGAAGTGGATGTTACAGCACATGGAGTCAACTCAGATAACTTTACCTTGGCAGATAACAAAGTGGATGCTAGTACAGCATCTGGAGTCAACTCCGAGAACTTAAATTCAGTGGTAAATAACATAGTGCTTGCTACTCCAGTGTCTGGAGTGAACTCAGAGAACAGCACGGTGGTACTGGACACAGAGGATGCTACTCCAGCTGCTGAAATCCACCCAGAGAACTCTACTGTGATGGTAGATAACACAATGGATGGTACTCCAGCAGGTGGAGTCAACTTAGACACTACAACTACTGTGTTAGATACACCAAGCTATAGCTTTTCAGAGCAGCAGTGGTCCAAAATAACAGATGATGTTCCATCACTAGAACTTGCTTCAGAAGTTGGAGTTTTGTATCCTGGAAATCAAAAAAATCTTCAAGGGGTTTCTACTGCTGCTGATGATGGCGAAAATGGTGGATCCACCAATAGTGGGGATACAATGGGAGGCAATAACATCCCTCTTGAGTTTCCATCTAATTATTCAGCTGTGGTTGCTGCTTCTGCTGCTCTTTGTGCGGATGGGAATGGTGCAAAGGATGATGTCGATGATGTAACACGTTCTTCAGATCTGATGTGTTCACCATCCATGAATTCCAGATATAATGAAGATAGTCATGGTTTTTGGGGACATAAAAAAGACTTGGATATTGATGAAGCAATTTCTCCAGAATGTCTTTTAGAATCAGAAGCTCAGACTGAACTGAACACATCCATGAATTCCAGATATAGTGAAGATAGTCATGGTTTTTGGGGACATAAAAAAGACTTGGATATTGATGAAGCAATTTCTCCAGAATGTCTTTTAGAATCAGAAGCTCAGACTGAACTGAACACATCCATGAATTCCAGATATAGTGAAGATAGTCATGGTTTTTGGGGACATAAAAAAGACTTGGATATTGATGAAGCAATTTCTCCAGAATGTCTTTTAGAATCAGAAGCTCAGACTGAACTTAGTCAACTGGCTACTGCTCCAACAAACTCAAACTCCAGGTTTTGCAATGCAGTCTCTCAAGACAAGTCCAATTCAGAATTGATTAATGATGCTCCCTATTCATCTCTCACTGAACAAATTCATGAGGATCATCTGGGTGATGCCGTCACAGCTCCAACATCATCAAAGCAAGCTGATCTGGATTTGGAAACAAGATCTCCTGGTAAGAGTCATAATGAAGAGGACATGGAAGACGCCAGGTCTTCAACTTATGGTTACCTCCCAGAGCCGGAAATTCCTTCGAAAGAATCACTTGACTTGCTAGAGAATGAATCTGACATGGAAGGTTTGCATAGAGAAAATGCAAATTCCATGAAATTGAATCTCCAATCTGTACAGGTACAGCCTTTAGATCACATGGATCAAGAAATATGCTCTGATGCATCTCCTAAATCTTGTGCAGAAGATGTTTCAAGCCAGCCCTCAGCTGCAGAGCTCTTACCCCAATCAGTTGCCCCGAACCTTGAGAGTTCTGAGCAATCAACAGAATCAATCTTTCCCGGCTTTGTCCTGCCCCCAAAGTCGAGTCAAAAGAATATAGAGGAGGTGCCACCATTGCCACCACTTCCCCCTATGCAGTGGAGAGTCGGAAAGCTTCAAAATGCTCCCTTATCTTCAGAGAAGGAAACAATGGATTATGGTCTGAATTTGTTCCCACAGATGCCCCAATCTATAACAGCTGATGAAAATACCCAAGGTGGTTTCCCAGCACTAGGAGGAAGGATTACAAAACCTCAGAGCCCATTTTTGCCAGAGTCAACTGTAGAAGAAGAGACATCACAACTTGTTTTTGAAAACCCAGCTGGTAAGTTGGAGCAGTCCAGTTCGCTTGCAACACAAATGCCAATTGCTAACCACGATGATAAATGTGAACATGAACTGGAAACCCAACCATCCAACCATTTTTTGACATTACCAGCAATGAGTGACGAGCAGACTCAACATGCTTCTCTAGCTCTAGAGGGAGCTATAGCACAGCATTCTTCGATTCCATTTTCAGCAGTATCAACCATTGAAGATGCAAGCCCTGAACACCCTACCTCGTTTTTAGAAGAAAATGAGGTTCAACCTTTGAACCACATGGAACCAGAAACTGGCTTAGAGGATAAAAAGCTTCAACAAACTTCAGCAATGGTACATCCTTCTTTGATACCATTTTCACCAATATCAACCGTTGAAGACACAACCCCTACACGTCCTCCATCATCTCTAGAACAAAATGCAGTTCAACTTTTGAACCACATAGAACCAGAGACTAGCTTAGAGGATAAGAAGCTTCAACAAACTTCCCAAatttcagctgtggataaggtaAATTGTCCTGAAACATTTGGGTTGCCATCAAGTATGGATGCTGAGCAGCTTCAAGGCCCCCAACACATGTTACTGTCTCCTGAAGGGGAAATGGTGTGTTCATCAAGCACATCTCAACTACCAGGAAATGAAGACGGAAAGCCCAATGGAAAGCCATCGACGAAGATTCCCCGACCTCAAGATCGACTCATTGAAGCTGTTGCTGCGCATGACAAAAGCAAA TTGAAAAAGGTCACAGAAAGGATTCGGCCCCAGATTAGACCAAAGCTGGAGCAAAGAGACTCCCTGCTGGAACAGATACGGACTAGG TCCTTCAATTTGAGGCCAGCATCTGCAACCAGACCCATCATTCAAGGTATTCAAGGTCCTAAAACGAACTTGAAAGTTGCTGCCATTTTGGAGAAAGCAAATGCAATTCGTCAG GCATGGGCTGGAAGTGATGAAGATGATGACGGGGATAGTTGGAGCGACTCTTGA